From Oceanotoga teriensis, the proteins below share one genomic window:
- the tyrS gene encoding tyrosine--tRNA ligase yields the protein MLSVEEQLELIKRNTIDFISDEEMLEKLKSGKQLRIKLGVDPSRPDLHLGHAVVLRKLKLFQELGHKVVLIIGDFTARIGDPSGRSKTRPMLTKEEVIENAKTYTEQVFMLLDKEKTEVRFNGEWFDKMNFEDVLKLASKLTVARMLERDDFNKRYKENQPISISEFLYPLAQGHDSIMIDADVEMGGSDQLFNLLMGRRLLEEAGKKPQIVMTMPLIEGTDGHLKMSKSYDNYIGFTDTPKDMFGKIMSIPDTLIIKYMKYLTNTDPEQIKKYEDQMEKNEVNPRDIKMFLGIEIIKMFHSEEVANDAKEQFIKVFQKNDIPDDIEDLETVPEINIVDLVENSKVLSSKSEIKRLIKQGGVKIDDEKVDDFKQELVLKGGEILRIGKRNFFKIKIK from the coding sequence GTGTTAAGCGTTGAAGAACAATTAGAATTAATTAAAAGAAATACTATAGACTTTATATCAGATGAAGAAATGCTTGAAAAATTAAAATCAGGAAAACAATTAAGAATTAAATTAGGAGTAGATCCTTCAAGACCGGATCTACATCTTGGTCATGCCGTAGTGCTTAGAAAATTGAAACTTTTCCAAGAATTAGGTCATAAAGTAGTTTTAATAATTGGAGATTTTACAGCGAGAATAGGAGATCCTTCAGGAAGATCTAAAACCAGACCAATGTTAACTAAAGAAGAAGTAATTGAGAATGCAAAAACATATACGGAACAGGTTTTTATGTTACTGGATAAAGAAAAGACTGAAGTTAGATTCAATGGTGAATGGTTTGATAAGATGAACTTTGAAGATGTTTTAAAACTTGCTTCTAAACTTACAGTTGCAAGGATGCTTGAAAGAGATGACTTCAATAAAAGATATAAAGAGAATCAACCAATAAGTATATCTGAATTTTTATATCCTTTAGCTCAAGGTCATGATTCTATAATGATAGATGCCGATGTTGAGATGGGAGGTTCTGATCAGTTATTCAACCTTTTAATGGGTAGAAGATTACTTGAAGAAGCTGGCAAAAAACCACAAATAGTTATGACTATGCCTTTAATTGAAGGTACAGATGGACATTTAAAAATGAGTAAATCTTATGATAATTATATAGGATTTACAGACACTCCAAAAGATATGTTTGGTAAGATAATGTCTATACCTGATACATTGATAATTAAATATATGAAATATTTAACAAATACAGATCCAGAACAAATAAAAAAATATGAAGATCAGATGGAAAAAAATGAAGTAAATCCAAGAGATATTAAAATGTTTTTGGGAATAGAAATAATAAAGATGTTTCATTCTGAAGAAGTTGCAAATGATGCAAAAGAACAATTCATAAAAGTTTTTCAAAAAAATGATATACCAGATGATATAGAAGATTTAGAAACAGTACCCGAAATAAATATAGTAGATTTAGTTGAAAATTCAAAAGTTTTATCATCCAAGTCTGAGATAAAAAGATTAATAAAACAGGGTGGAGTAAAAATAGATGATGAAAAAGTAGATGATTTCAAACAGGAATTAGTTTTAAAAGGCGGAGAAATTTTAAGAATAGGTAAAAGAAATTTCTTTAAAATAAAAATTAAGTGA
- a CDS encoding S-layer homology domain-containing protein, which translates to MKKTLAVLVALLVVVAAFAGGFKDVKEDHWAYDYVTNLVDKGVIPVDQDTFNGFESLTRSEASVWFTRAIMYLENSPMIAKYEDIDRMEKVVKELSGKIGDYDEYKARTTRAILKLKYDAFDKIDETNSNISSLEDKVAQLEESVNGREKLLSDVSASYDNVKKSAFRAKNMGDSLSEDMLYLMDETDRANAMAKANAEKISTLESKVDENSMFLEALPAVTLRTAENKDKIEALTEKVNAQDERIKSVEGNNNILLWVVALAGVGLGVAGIFMPVAK; encoded by the coding sequence ATGAAAAAAACATTAGCTGTATTAGTAGCATTATTAGTTGTTGTTGCAGCGTTTGCAGGAGGATTCAAAGACGTTAAAGAGGATCACTGGGCATATGATTATGTTACAAATCTTGTAGATAAGGGAGTTATACCTGTAGATCAGGATACTTTCAATGGTTTTGAATCTTTGACAAGATCTGAAGCATCAGTATGGTTTACAAGAGCTATTATGTACTTAGAAAATTCACCTATGATTGCTAAATACGAAGATATAGATAGAATGGAAAAAGTCGTTAAAGAATTGTCAGGAAAAATTGGTGATTATGATGAGTATAAAGCAAGAACTACAAGAGCTATATTAAAATTAAAATATGATGCTTTTGATAAAATCGATGAAACAAATTCAAATATCTCTTCTTTAGAAGATAAAGTTGCACAACTTGAAGAATCAGTAAATGGAAGAGAAAAACTTTTATCAGATGTTAGCGCTTCTTATGATAATGTAAAAAAATCAGCTTTCAGAGCAAAAAATATGGGTGATTCATTATCAGAAGATATGTTGTATTTGATGGATGAAACAGATAGAGCTAATGCAATGGCTAAAGCAAATGCAGAAAAAATATCTACATTAGAGTCAAAAGTTGATGAAAATTCAATGTTCTTAGAAGCACTTCCAGCAGTAACATTGAGAACAGCAGAAAATAAAGATAAAATAGAAGCTTTAACTGAAAAAGTTAATGCACAAGATGAAAGAATAAAGTCTGTTGAAGGTAATAACAACATTTTATTATGGGTTGTTGCTTTAGCAGGTGTAGGTCTAGGCGTTGCAGGAATTTTCATGCCAGTAGCAAAATAA
- the murA gene encoding UDP-N-acetylglucosamine 1-carboxyvinyltransferase, with amino-acid sequence MESLELNTSGKIVVNGPQTAKGDIYISGSKNAVLPIMAACLLTDEKITLDNVPDLADVSTMIDILESAGKVVDRIEDKLIITSTSLEDFEIPYEPVRKMRASFNVFGPLTIKMKKAKVALPGGCSIGVRPVNFHLEGLKKLGIESKIEHGFALSKFNGAEKEVNISLKFPSVGATEHIITTATLIYGTKTIISNCAMEPEISDLIDFLNAMGADIIGKNTSTITINGVDKLHGLNYRVIPDRIEAGTYAIMGALIGDNLTIHNICYDDLRILFSTFDDIGINYELNKEEKTLKISKIKNNNLNNVILKTEPYPGFPTDLQPQISVLLSLIKGKSTITETIFKSRFNHIDELNRMGANIRLEDNTAIIDGVDKLTGAPIEATDLRASAALLIAGLLAEGETIISNVDHIFRGYEKLEEKLNKMGLKMTYID; translated from the coding sequence ATGGAAAGCTTAGAATTAAACACTTCTGGTAAAATAGTTGTAAATGGACCGCAAACTGCCAAAGGTGATATATATATTTCTGGAAGTAAAAACGCTGTGTTACCTATAATGGCCGCATGTTTATTAACAGATGAAAAAATAACTCTTGATAATGTACCCGATCTTGCAGATGTTAGCACTATGATAGATATACTTGAAAGTGCTGGAAAAGTAGTAGATAGAATAGAAGATAAATTAATAATAACAAGTACATCACTCGAAGATTTTGAAATTCCTTATGAACCAGTAAGAAAAATGCGTGCTTCTTTTAATGTTTTTGGGCCATTAACTATAAAAATGAAAAAGGCAAAAGTAGCATTACCTGGAGGTTGTTCTATAGGAGTAAGACCTGTAAATTTTCATCTTGAAGGACTTAAAAAACTTGGTATAGAATCTAAAATTGAACATGGTTTTGCATTATCAAAATTCAATGGTGCTGAAAAGGAAGTAAATATATCTTTAAAATTTCCAAGTGTTGGAGCTACTGAACATATAATTACAACAGCAACTTTAATATATGGAACCAAAACAATTATAAGCAATTGTGCAATGGAACCTGAAATTTCTGATTTAATAGATTTTTTAAATGCAATGGGTGCAGATATAATTGGTAAAAATACTTCAACAATTACAATAAATGGAGTTGATAAACTTCACGGTTTGAATTATAGGGTTATTCCAGATAGAATAGAAGCTGGAACTTATGCCATAATGGGAGCTTTGATAGGAGATAATTTAACTATACATAATATTTGTTATGATGATTTAAGAATATTATTCTCAACATTTGATGATATAGGTATAAATTATGAATTAAACAAAGAAGAAAAAACATTAAAAATATCTAAAATAAAAAATAATAATTTAAATAATGTTATATTAAAAACAGAACCATATCCAGGATTCCCAACTGATCTACAACCACAAATTTCAGTATTATTATCTTTAATAAAAGGAAAGTCTACTATAACAGAAACTATTTTTAAAAGTCGTTTTAATCATATTGATGAATTAAATAGAATGGGAGCAAATATAAGACTCGAAGATAATACCGCCATAATAGATGGAGTTGATAAATTAACTGGTGCTCCGATTGAAGCAACAGATTTAAGAGCTTCTGCAGCACTTTTAATAGCTGGATTATTAGCTGAAGGAGAAACCATTATATCCAATGTAGATCATATATTTAGGGGTTATGAAAAATTAGAAGAAAAATTAAATAAAATGGGTCTAAAAATGACTTATATTGACTAA
- a CDS encoding HAD family hydrolase: protein MNKYDKIEMRENIMKTLVFDLDGTLLNSNSEISKKNIEAMKMIIQSKNQLILASGRMLVSMKKIIDKYIPFIKGISPIISYNGAYIIDEKDKLIYESIIDKQVAVDLINHLRNIKSHRQIYVKDVLISEEENDFIEFYSKHANVDYKIVKDLNDFIMQKDNDPLKILCIDDELKIREIENEIQNKFSNNLNIVLSFKNFLDIMSKEASKGNAIKKISKIYNIDFEQLYVFGDSNNDISMFEITNNSFTLNNANKNVKSAAKHILPSNDEDGVYYAVKKILNDDNNFDDWIDHQS from the coding sequence ATGAATAAATATGATAAAATTGAAATGAGGGAAAACATAATGAAAACACTCGTTTTTGATTTAGATGGCACTTTATTAAATAGCAATTCAGAAATAAGTAAAAAAAATATCGAAGCCATGAAAATGATTATACAATCAAAAAATCAATTAATCTTGGCAAGTGGTAGAATGCTTGTTTCTATGAAAAAAATAATAGATAAATACATACCATTTATAAAAGGTATTTCACCAATAATATCTTACAATGGTGCCTATATAATAGATGAAAAAGATAAATTAATTTATGAATCTATAATAGATAAACAGGTCGCTGTTGATTTGATAAACCATTTGAGAAACATAAAATCCCATAGACAAATATATGTAAAAGATGTACTGATAAGTGAAGAAGAAAATGATTTCATTGAATTTTATTCAAAACATGCAAATGTTGATTATAAAATAGTGAAAGATTTAAATGATTTCATTATGCAAAAAGACAATGATCCATTGAAGATCTTATGTATAGATGATGAATTAAAAATAAGAGAAATAGAAAATGAAATTCAAAATAAATTTTCAAACAATCTCAATATAGTTCTATCATTTAAAAACTTCTTAGATATTATGTCCAAAGAAGCCTCTAAAGGAAATGCCATCAAAAAAATATCTAAGATATATAATATAGATTTTGAACAATTATATGTTTTTGGAGATTCAAACAATGATATATCTATGTTTGAAATTACAAACAATTCTTTTACTTTGAATAATGCCAACAAAAATGTTAAAAGTGCTGCAAAGCATATTTTACCCTCAAATGATGAGGATGGTGTTTATTATGCAGTTAAAAAAATACTTAATGATGATAATAATTTTGATGATTGGATTGACCATCAAAGCTGA